One part of the Helicobacter cetorum MIT 99-5656 genome encodes these proteins:
- a CDS encoding AlwI family type II restriction endonuclease: MAELSYQSFCWVIGTTSFRVKELSYKIIWQCQLLQEFQKKILANYGFWQWDNVQSQCYDFLKEKGFLSRDASRKDKDARQKTSGLVDIGLLTKDRQLSEVGKELLQASSNDIKTEPFLTHATSLVFLKQLLKTSLSVGSNKVAPFMLVLKVLDELEYLSFDEFKYFVPLMKDATTMQFLIQKIKDYRFCDESIKNQFVNDMIYECLIQMQNYKDALKIFLEKEINIGLICKVGMNRKSKTYDVRYYDVFIALSNALFYQKNKQEFFLQKFLKALKKITNNKIYDLWLSLIFAKNPTEKLLKNNQISTCLSLTNPFLNCKDERSFKETFFKYLHVFKAKATLEDYFDLNCRYFNLSDIIVFENGLIKLDILPKHYFKQVIDSLSLQIFKPNHQLEQAISLEEIIGNAPNLDRLYKDLSLVLNAPIKNQQDIIYNTNHYKKQQFITLIENKFSNEVLLKLLQLFKDRINNSKADKVIFELVTDEANIPTIFEYIVGIIWYKISQFEGDLSVFLKLSLQPNLLPKTHTKGGEADIIFEYAPKLPFYPKHCLLLEVILTTKDNQRRMELEPVSRHLGNHLIKTKNLNDYAIVIGTYLDPNIVNDFRFRKIMPYQKDKKSISGMKILSLDTDILGVILSKNITYKNLFVILDNFYQ, translated from the coding sequence GTGGCAGAGTTATCGTATCAAAGTTTTTGTTGGGTTATAGGGACAACGAGCTTTAGGGTTAAAGAGTTGTCTTATAAAATTATTTGGCAATGTCAGTTATTGCAAGAATTTCAAAAGAAAATTTTAGCTAATTATGGTTTTTGGCAATGGGATAATGTGCAAAGTCAATGCTATGATTTTTTAAAAGAAAAAGGTTTTTTGAGTAGGGATGCAAGTAGGAAAGATAAAGACGCCAGACAAAAGACTTCAGGACTTGTAGATATTGGACTATTAACTAAAGACAGACAATTAAGTGAAGTAGGCAAAGAACTATTACAGGCTAGTTCTAATGATATAAAAACAGAACCTTTTTTAACCCATGCAACTAGCTTAGTATTTTTAAAACAGCTTTTAAAAACAAGTTTGAGTGTAGGGAGTAACAAAGTTGCTCCCTTTATGCTCGTTCTAAAGGTATTAGACGAATTGGAATATTTAAGTTTTGATGAGTTCAAGTATTTTGTGCCTTTAATGAAAGATGCAACAACTATGCAATTTCTTATTCAAAAGATTAAGGATTATAGATTTTGTGATGAGAGCATAAAAAATCAATTTGTTAATGATATGATTTATGAATGTTTGATACAAATGCAAAATTACAAAGATGCTTTAAAAATATTCTTAGAAAAAGAAATTAATATAGGCTTAATCTGTAAAGTTGGCATGAATAGAAAGAGCAAAACTTATGATGTGCGATATTATGATGTATTTATTGCACTTAGCAATGCTCTCTTCTATCAAAAAAATAAGCAAGAATTTTTTTTGCAGAAATTTTTAAAAGCTTTAAAAAAGATAACTAACAATAAAATCTATGATTTATGGCTATCTCTTATTTTTGCTAAAAATCCTACAGAAAAACTACTTAAAAACAATCAAATTTCTACTTGTTTATCTTTAACTAACCCTTTTTTAAATTGTAAAGATGAAAGAAGTTTTAAAGAAACCTTTTTTAAATATTTGCATGTATTCAAAGCAAAAGCTACCCTAGAAGACTACTTTGACTTGAATTGCAGATATTTTAATTTGAGTGATATTATCGTATTTGAAAATGGCTTAATCAAGCTAGACATACTTCCTAAACACTATTTTAAGCAAGTTATAGACTCGTTGTCTTTACAAATTTTTAAACCAAATCATCAACTAGAACAAGCTATTTCTTTAGAAGAGATTATAGGAAATGCCCCAAACCTTGATAGGCTTTATAAGGATTTAAGTCTAGTTCTTAACGCTCCCATAAAAAATCAACAAGACATTATCTATAATACTAATCATTATAAAAAACAGCAATTTATTACACTAATTGAAAATAAATTTAGTAACGAAGTCTTATTAAAACTTCTTCAATTATTTAAAGATAGGATAAATAATTCTAAGGCAGATAAAGTCATTTTTGAGTTGGTTACCGATGAGGCTAATATTCCTACTATTTTTGAATACATTGTAGGCATTATTTGGTATAAAATCTCTCAATTTGAGGGCGATTTATCTGTGTTTTTAAAACTCTCTTTACAACCTAATTTATTACCAAAGACCCATACAAAAGGGGGAGAGGCTGATATTATTTTTGAATATGCTCCTAAATTGCCTTTTTATCCCAAGCATTGTCTGTTATTAGAAGTTATACTAACAACTAAGGACAATCAAAGGCGTATGGAATTAGAACCTGTCAGTAGGCATTTAGGTAATCATCTTATTAAAACAAAGAACTTGAATGATTATGCCATTGTTATTGGCACTTATTTAGACCCTAACATAGTGAATGATTTTAGATTTAGGAAAATTATGCCTTATCAAAAGGACAAGAAAAGCATTAGTGGTATGAAAATCTTATCTTTAGATACAGATATTTTAGGTGTGATTTTAAGTAAAAATATTACTTACAAAAATCTTTTCGTAATATTAGATAATTTTTATCAATAA
- a CDS encoding class I SAM-dependent methyltransferase, translating into MESFLNNLDIKTLGQVFTPTNIVDFMLSLRQNQGSVLEPSVGDGSFFKRLKNALGIEIDSKVCPKNALCMDFFDYSLDNQFDTIIGNPPYVKHNDILKSTKEKLDYTLFDERSNLYLFFIEKAIKHLKPKGELIFITPRDFLKSTSSVKLNEFIYKEGTITHFFELGDKKIFQNAMPNCVIFRFCKNDFSRITNNHLQFMCEKGILYFLNQSYTQKLSEIFKIKVGAVSGCDKIFKNKEHGNMEFVTSITKKTNALEKMVFINKPNAYLLQHKESLMKRKIRKFNENNWFEWGRKHHISKEKRLYVNTKTRQKNPFFIHKCPNYDGSILALFPHNQSLDLEILCDKLNAINWQELGFVCDGRFLFSQRSLENALLPKDFLKIG; encoded by the coding sequence TTGGAGAGTTTTTTGAATAATTTAGACATTAAAACCTTAGGGCAAGTTTTCACCCCTACAAACATTGTGGATTTTATGCTTAGTTTGAGACAAAATCAAGGGAGTGTTTTAGAGCCAAGCGTGGGTGATGGGAGTTTTTTTAAGCGCCTAAAAAATGCCCTAGGCATTGAAATAGATTCTAAAGTTTGTCCTAAAAACGCCCTGTGTATGGACTTTTTTGACTATTCTTTAGACAATCAATTTGACACTATTATCGGTAATCCGCCCTATGTCAAGCATAATGATATTTTAAAAAGCACCAAAGAAAAACTAGATTACACTCTTTTTGATGAACGCAGTAATTTATACTTGTTTTTCATAGAAAAAGCGATTAAACATTTAAAGCCTAAAGGCGAACTGATTTTCATCACTCCAAGAGATTTTTTAAAATCCACCTCTAGTGTGAAATTAAACGAATTTATCTATAAAGAAGGCACGATAACGCATTTTTTTGAACTAGGCGATAAAAAGATTTTTCAAAACGCCATGCCCAATTGTGTGATTTTTCGTTTTTGTAAGAATGATTTCAGTAGAATCACAAACAATCATTTGCAATTTATGTGTGAAAAAGGCATTTTGTATTTTCTAAATCAATCCTACACACAAAAATTAAGCGAGATTTTTAAAATCAAGGTGGGAGCCGTGAGTGGGTGCGATAAAATTTTTAAAAATAAAGAACATGGCAATATGGAGTTTGTTACTTCTATCACTAAAAAAACAAATGCCTTAGAAAAAATGGTTTTTATCAATAAACCTAATGCGTATTTATTGCAACATAAAGAAAGTTTGATGAAGAGAAAAATTAGAAAATTCAATGAAAACAACTGGTTTGAATGGGGCAGAAAACACCACATCTCTAAAGAAAAACGCCTTTATGTAAACACCAAAACACGCCAAAAAAATCCCTTTTTTATCCACAAATGCCCTAATTATGATGGCTCAATTCTCGCCCTATTCCCCCATAATCAAAGCTTGGATTTAGAAATACTCTGTGATAAACTCAACGCAATCAATTGGCAGGAATTAGGCTTTGTGTGTGATGGGCGCTTTTTATTTTCGCAACGCTCTTTAGAAAACGCTCTTTTGCCTAAAGATTTTTTAAAAATAGGATAA
- a CDS encoding ATP-dependent helicase, whose product MLETLNLNPEQNKAATATMGHNLIIASAGTGKTSTIVGRILHLLDNGIKPEEILLLTFTNKASNEMVERVAKYSKLSSKIEAGTFHAVAYRYLKEHYPNLSLKQPRELRKLLESIVDTKNFIDDEQKPYTTQHLYALYSLYTNALKEEDFSAWLTNKNPEHAKHSIFYENILEEFENTKKKHNYIDYNDLLLLFKKAMLEKGSPYKEVLCDEFQDTNPLQESILDAINAPSLFCVGDYDQSIYAFNGADISIISNFTQKYKNAQVFTLTKNYRSSKEILDLANKVIQHNERIYPKNLEVVKSGNFSKPTLLNYNDNITQCQDIAKRIVVRKNFKEVAVIFRNNASADQVEAALRAQGVPSKRKGSTSFFESKEIALVLDICTLIFNPKDIMVAIHILSYVSDVGANTAKDIYEALILLGNGDLKLGLISPNKEAKIYSKKKEITSMGLFEEIFALENSSRFNSVISKAFHSHPVFMHPKISMNGAKMLSDFFTLYANISHQSPTSLIHNITTSEFFKVCKARLLKERSKNKDGSNNEFKYTQSLKRFNEKIELLGSLAKNYHDLGRFLNGMLLGSNEATQGAGVNLLSVHASKGLEFKDVYIIDLMEGRFPNHKLMNTGGGVEEERRLFYVAVTRAKENLWLSYAKSELRDNAKNKEYEPSMFLYEAGLLRKS is encoded by the coding sequence TTGCTAGAAACTTTGAATCTAAACCCCGAACAAAATAAAGCCGCTACGGCAACAATGGGGCATAACTTAATCATTGCAAGCGCTGGCACAGGTAAGACTTCTACGATTGTGGGGCGGATTTTACATTTATTAGATAATGGCATAAAGCCTGAAGAAATCTTGCTCTTAACTTTCACCAATAAAGCGAGTAATGAGATGGTTGAAAGGGTAGCCAAATATTCCAAACTAAGCTCTAAAATTGAAGCGGGCACTTTTCATGCAGTCGCCTATCGCTATTTAAAAGAGCATTACCCTAATTTAAGTCTCAAACAACCACGAGAATTAAGAAAACTCTTAGAAAGCATTGTGGATACTAAAAATTTTATTGATGATGAGCAAAAGCCCTATACCACGCAACATTTATATGCCCTCTATTCTCTTTATACTAACGCTTTAAAAGAAGAAGATTTTAGTGCATGGCTTACAAATAAAAACCCCGAACACGCCAAGCACAGCATTTTTTATGAAAATATTTTAGAAGAGTTTGAAAACACCAAAAAAAAGCATAATTATATAGACTATAACGACTTGTTGCTTTTATTCAAAAAGGCTATGTTAGAAAAGGGTAGTCCTTATAAAGAAGTGCTTTGCGATGAATTTCAAGACACAAATCCTTTACAAGAATCCATTTTAGACGCTATAAATGCCCCAAGTCTGTTTTGTGTGGGCGATTATGACCAAAGCATTTATGCTTTTAATGGAGCTGATATTTCTATTATTTCTAATTTCACTCAAAAATACAAGAACGCCCAAGTTTTTACCCTAACCAAAAACTACCGCTCCTCTAAAGAAATCCTAGACTTAGCTAATAAAGTGATACAACATAACGAACGCATTTATCCTAAGAATTTAGAAGTGGTAAAATCAGGGAATTTCAGTAAGCCCACGCTTTTAAACTATAACGACAATATCACGCAATGCCAAGATATAGCCAAACGCATTGTAGTGAGAAAAAATTTTAAAGAAGTGGCAGTGATTTTTAGGAATAATGCAAGTGCAGACCAAGTAGAAGCAGCCCTAAGAGCCCAGGGCGTGCCAAGCAAGAGAAAGGGTAGCACAAGCTTTTTTGAATCCAAAGAAATCGCATTAGTTTTAGATATTTGCACACTTATTTTTAACCCTAAAGATATTATGGTAGCCATTCATATTCTGAGTTATGTGAGCGATGTGGGGGCTAATACCGCTAAAGATATTTATGAAGCCTTAATACTACTAGGTAATGGGGATTTAAAACTAGGATTAATTAGCCCTAATAAAGAAGCCAAAATCTATTCCAAGAAAAAAGAAATCACTTCTATGGGGCTTTTTGAAGAAATCTTTGCCCTAGAAAATAGCTCAAGGTTTAATAGTGTTATCTCTAAGGCATTTCACTCACACCCTGTTTTTATGCACCCTAAAATCTCTATGAATGGGGCTAAAATGCTGAGCGATTTTTTCACTCTCTATGCTAACATCTCTCATCAATCCCCAACTTCTCTAATCCATAATATTACCACTAGCGAGTTTTTTAAAGTGTGTAAAGCACGCCTTTTGAAAGAACGCTCCAAAAATAAGGACGGCTCTAACAACGAGTTTAAATACACACAAAGTTTAAAACGCTTTAATGAAAAAATTGAACTATTAGGCTCTTTAGCTAAAAATTACCACGATTTAGGGCGTTTTTTAAATGGCATGTTGCTTGGCTCTAATGAAGCCACACAAGGTGCGGGCGTGAATTTATTGAGCGTGCATGCATCTAAGGGCTTAGAATTTAAAGATGTCTATATTATAGATTTAATGGAAGGGCGTTTTCCTAACCACAAGCTGATGAATACCGGAGGCGGAGTGGAAGAAGAAAGAAGGCTTTTTTATGTCGCTGTTACAAGGGCTAAGGAAAATCTATGGCTCTCTTATGCTAAAAGCGAATTGAGAGACAACGCTAAGAACAAAGAATACGAGCCGTCTATGTTCTTGTATGAAGCAGGACTTTTAAGAAAAAGTTAA
- a CDS encoding RNA-guided endonuclease InsQ/TnpB family protein — protein sequence MKVNKGFKFRLYPTKEQQTKLQHSFFVYNQAYNICLNLQQEQYEKNKDLPTKQRKWQKSSELDSAIKHHLKARNLSFSSVVAQQSRMNAERALRDAFKVKNRGFPKFKNSKFAKQSFTWNNQGFSIKDFNERFKMFNLMKMPLKMRMHRDLPLNAKIKQIVVSCSHQKYFVSFSIEYEKELNTIKEPRNCVGVDLNIYDIALSVDLKEYEKLTDLEQYQKDMKELGLKVDENINLKRLIPTYSKLHSFKKYSKEFKRLQRKQSRRVLKSKQNKIKLGGNFYKTQKKLNKAFDKSSYQKLDRYHKITSELSKQFELIVVEDLQIKNMTKRAKLKNVKQKSGLNKSILNTSFYQIISFLDYKQQHNGKLLVKAPPQYTSKTCHSCGQINHELKLNHREYLCQNCGYIEHRDINAASNILSKGLSLLGLGNSLADFKEQSLSY from the coding sequence ATGAAAGTAAATAAGGGCTTTAAATTTCGTTTGTATCCTACCAAAGAGCAACAGACCAAATTACAACACTCTTTTTTTGTCTATAACCAAGCCTATAACATTTGCTTAAATCTACAACAAGAGCAATACGAAAAAAACAAAGATTTACCCACTAAACAAAGAAAATGGCAAAAATCAAGCGAATTAGATAGTGCGATTAAGCACCATTTAAAAGCTAGGAATTTAAGTTTTAGTAGTGTAGTCGCTCAACAATCACGCATGAATGCAGAAAGAGCCTTAAGAGATGCCTTTAAAGTCAAAAATAGGGGCTTTCCTAAATTTAAAAACTCTAAATTTGCTAAACAAAGTTTTACTTGGAATAATCAAGGCTTTTCTATCAAAGACTTTAACGAACGCTTTAAGATGTTTAACTTAATGAAAATGCCCTTAAAAATGCGTATGCATAGAGACTTACCCCTTAATGCTAAGATTAAACAAATCGTAGTCTCTTGCTCTCATCAAAAATATTTTGTTAGTTTTAGCATAGAATACGAAAAAGAGCTTAACACTATTAAAGAGCCTAGAAATTGTGTCGGTGTGGACTTAAATATCTATGATATAGCTTTAAGCGTTGATTTAAAAGAATATGAAAAACTAACCGACCTAGAACAATACCAAAAAGACATGAAAGAACTAGGTTTAAAAGTAGATGAAAATATCAATCTAAAACGACTTATTCCTACTTATTCTAAACTACATTCTTTTAAAAAATACTCTAAAGAATTTAAAAGACTACAAAGAAAACAAAGCCGTAGGGTTTTAAAATCTAAACAAAATAAAATCAAACTAGGAGGTAATTTTTACAAAACTCAAAAAAAATTAAACAAAGCCTTTGATAAATCAAGCTATCAAAAACTAGACAGATACCATAAAATCACAAGCGAACTTTCAAAGCAATTTGAATTGATAGTAGTTGAAGACTTACAAATTAAGAACATGACCAAAAGAGCCAAACTCAAAAATGTTAAACAAAAGAGTGGGCTTAATAAGTCTATACTAAATACTTCATTCTATCAAATCATCTCTTTTTTAGACTACAAACAACAGCATAATGGCAAATTGTTAGTGAAAGCTCCCCCACAATATACGAGTAAAACTTGTCATAGTTGTGGGCAAATCAACCACGAGCTTAAATTAAATCATAGAGAATATCTGTGTCAAAATTGCGGATATATAGAGCATAGAGATATAAACGCCGCAAGTAATATTTTAAGCAAAGGGTTAAGTCTTCTTGGGTTAGGAAATAGCCTTGCAGACTTTAAAGAGCAAAGCCTTTCGTATTAG
- the tnpA gene encoding IS200/IS605 family transposase — translation MKQIDNIRHGRHCVFLMHVHLVFVTKYRRKAFNKEVIDFLGSVFAKVCKDFESELVEFDGESDHVHLLINYPPKVSVSRLVNSLKGVSSRLVRQQNFKNVKATLWGNHLWSPSYFAGSCGGAPLEIIKQYIQEQETPH, via the coding sequence ATGAAACAAATTGATAATATTAGACATGGCAGACATTGTGTTTTTTTAATGCATGTGCATTTAGTATTTGTAACTAAATATAGGCGTAAAGCATTCAACAAAGAAGTTATAGACTTTTTAGGTTCTGTATTTGCTAAGGTATGCAAAGACTTTGAAAGCGAGTTAGTAGAATTTGATGGGGAAAGCGACCATGTGCATTTACTTATCAATTATCCACCAAAAGTTAGTGTTAGTAGGTTAGTTAATTCTTTAAAGGGTGTTAGTAGTCGTTTGGTTAGACAACAAAATTTTAAAAATGTTAAAGCTACTTTGTGGGGCAATCATTTATGGTCGCCTAGTTATTTTGCTGGAAGCTGTGGGGGTGCTCCTTTAGAAATCATTAAGCAATATATCCAAGAGCAAGAAACACCACATTAG
- a CDS encoding Na+/H+ antiporter NhaC family protein — protein MELSALSLVVPMSVILMVIATKRVALSLFVGILVSAFLLHSFNVSGVIDYIYHRITSVFYTYESAFVINLSNLYVFGFLILLGILSQIIFKSGSVQNFVKKAKKYTKNAKTPEFIAFFVGIIIFVDDYFNALTVGQISKSLNDAHNSTRERLAYIIDSTSAPVCLLVPISSWGAYIMGIMNNDKSPLLEDSFSVLLSSLSSNYYAIFALIAVFLTIFWQINLPSMKKYQNVGVKDFYNENEQEESPSKLAPLSLLPISILILIVSISSLIFYTGYVLKNTDASLSLFYGGLFSLVITYFLAYRFLEKGSFFKIIFEGFKSMGSAILILTLAWAIGPVIRDDMQTGLYLAQISKEFLSSGGSVYMPLIFFLISGFIAFSTGTSWGAFAIMLPIGASMASESDIILIVSAILSGAVYGDHTSPISDTTILSATGAGCSVQSHFITQLPYATITMLCSMVSLMIASFTHSNTLALVVGLALLVGVFYVLKVVYRKKELVAQN, from the coding sequence GTGGAATTATCAGCTTTGAGCCTTGTGGTTCCTATGAGTGTTATTCTAATGGTCATTGCTACTAAGCGTGTAGCACTCTCTTTGTTTGTAGGTATTTTAGTCAGTGCGTTTTTATTGCACTCTTTCAATGTATCTGGTGTCATAGATTATATTTATCATAGAATTACATCCGTTTTTTACACTTATGAGTCCGCTTTTGTTATCAATTTATCTAATCTTTATGTGTTTGGTTTTTTAATCCTTTTAGGCATTTTAAGTCAAATTATTTTTAAATCCGGTAGTGTGCAAAACTTTGTCAAAAAAGCTAAAAAATACACTAAAAATGCTAAAACCCCTGAATTTATCGCTTTTTTTGTGGGGATTATTATCTTTGTTGATGATTATTTTAACGCCCTAACCGTGGGGCAAATCTCAAAATCTCTAAATGATGCACACAATTCAACACGAGAGCGACTAGCCTATATTATAGACTCCACTTCAGCGCCAGTGTGCCTACTTGTGCCAATTTCAAGTTGGGGGGCTTATATTATGGGGATTATGAATAATGATAAATCTCCTTTGTTAGAAGATAGTTTTTCAGTGCTTTTATCAAGTTTGAGTAGCAATTATTATGCGATTTTTGCACTTATTGCGGTGTTTCTTACCATTTTTTGGCAAATCAATCTTCCTAGTATGAAAAAGTATCAAAATGTAGGCGTTAAGGATTTTTATAATGAGAACGAGCAAGAAGAAAGCCCTTCAAAACTAGCCCCCTTGAGTTTATTGCCTATTTCTATTTTAATATTGATTGTATCCATTTCATCATTGATTTTTTACACCGGGTATGTTTTGAAAAACACTGATGCGAGTTTGTCGCTCTTTTATGGGGGGTTGTTTTCGCTTGTTATCACTTATTTTTTGGCTTACAGGTTTTTAGAAAAAGGGAGTTTTTTTAAAATTATTTTTGAAGGGTTTAAGAGCATGGGTTCAGCGATTTTAATCTTAACGCTTGCTTGGGCTATTGGACCTGTGATTAGAGATGATATGCAAACGGGGTTGTATCTGGCTCAAATTAGCAAGGAATTTTTAAGTAGTGGGGGGAGTGTGTATATGCCTTTAATCTTTTTTTTAATCTCTGGGTTTATCGCATTTTCTACCGGCACAAGTTGGGGAGCGTTTGCTATCATGCTGCCTATTGGAGCGAGCATGGCAAGTGAAAGCGATATTATTTTGATTGTTTCAGCCATTCTCTCTGGGGCGGTTTATGGAGACCATACTAGCCCCATTTCTGATACCACCATTTTATCAGCTACAGGGGCAGGATGCTCAGTGCAAAGCCATTTTATCACGCAACTTCCTTATGCAACTATTACGATGCTTTGTAGCATGGTGAGTTTAATGATTGCAAGTTTTACGCATTCTAATACACTCGCCCTTGTAGTAGGCTTAGCTTTGCTTGTGGGGGTGTTTTATGTTTTGAAGGTGGTTTATAGGAAAAAAGAATTAGTAGCTCAAAATTAG
- a CDS encoding RidA family protein produces the protein MKQVIHSELAPKAIGPYSQAISTSNLVFVSGQLGIDVATGEFKGADIHAQTTQSMENIKAILKEANLGMESVVKTTILLKSLDDFAIVNEIYGSYFKEPYPARATFQVAKLPKDALVEIEAIAIK, from the coding sequence ATGAAACAAGTCATTCATTCAGAATTAGCCCCAAAGGCTATAGGTCCTTATTCTCAAGCCATTAGCACCAGTAATCTTGTATTTGTCTCTGGGCAATTAGGCATTGATGTAGCCACAGGCGAGTTTAAAGGTGCGGATATTCACGCTCAAACCACGCAATCTATGGAAAATATCAAAGCGATTTTAAAAGAAGCCAACTTAGGCATGGAAAGTGTGGTAAAAACCACCATTTTATTGAAGAGTCTAGATGATTTTGCAATCGTTAATGAAATCTATGGGAGCTATTTTAAAGAACCCTATCCAGCTAGAGCGACCTTTCAAGTGGCTAAACTTCCTAAAGACGCTCTAGTAGAAATTGAAGCTATCGCCATTAAATAG
- a CDS encoding NAD(P)/FAD-dependent oxidoreductase, which translates to MRDSSMKKDVVVVGGGIVGLSCAYSMHKLGHKVCVIEKNDGTNGTSFGNAGLISAFKKAPLSSPGVVLDTLKLMLKNQAPLKFHFGLNPKLFKWILKFMRSANEKSTHRTMALFERYGWLSIEMYHQMLEDGMDFWYKEDGLLMIYTLQENFEKKIKTCDDSGAYKILNAKETQDYMPIANDNICGSVLLTENAHVDPGEVMLSLQKYLKEVGVEFLYNEEVLDFEFKNNLIDGIITNKEKIQAEKIILATGANPTTIKKTKNDFLMMGAKGYSITFKMPEELKPKTSSLFADIFMAMTPRRDTVRITSKLELNTNNTLIDREQIENMKRNLATFTRPFEMQDAIEWCGFRPLTPNDIPYLGFDKQYKNLIHATGLGWLGITFGPAIGKLIADLSKDGANEKNADIMLFSAFFRD; encoded by the coding sequence ATTAGGGATAGCAGCATGAAAAAAGATGTAGTGGTAGTAGGTGGTGGGATTGTAGGGCTTTCTTGTGCGTATTCTATGCATAAATTAGGCCATAAAGTCTGTGTGATTGAAAAAAATGATGGCACTAATGGCACTTCTTTTGGAAATGCAGGACTGATTTCTGCATTTAAGAAAGCCCCGCTTTCAAGCCCAGGTGTAGTGCTAGACACTCTAAAACTCATGCTTAAAAATCAAGCCCCCTTAAAGTTCCACTTTGGGCTTAACCCAAAGCTTTTCAAATGGATTTTAAAGTTTATGAGAAGTGCAAATGAGAAATCAACGCACCGCACCATGGCGTTATTTGAACGCTACGGGTGGCTTAGTATAGAGATGTATCACCAAATGCTAGAAGATGGCATGGATTTTTGGTATAAAGAAGATGGGCTTTTAATGATTTACACTCTGCAAGAAAATTTTGAAAAAAAGATTAAAACTTGCGATGATAGTGGGGCTTACAAGATTCTTAATGCTAAAGAAACTCAAGATTACATGCCCATTGCTAATGACAATATCTGTGGGAGTGTGCTTTTAACAGAAAATGCCCATGTAGATCCGGGCGAAGTCATGCTCTCTTTACAAAAATACCTTAAAGAGGTGGGCGTGGAGTTTCTTTACAATGAAGAAGTTCTAGACTTTGAGTTTAAAAACAATCTCATAGATGGCATTATCACTAACAAGGAAAAGATTCAAGCAGAAAAAATCATTTTAGCCACTGGGGCTAACCCCACAACCATTAAAAAGACTAAAAACGACTTTTTGATGATGGGGGCTAAGGGCTATAGTATCACTTTTAAAATGCCTGAAGAATTGAAACCTAAGACCTCTTCTTTATTTGCAGATATTTTTATGGCAATGACTCCACGAAGAGACACCGTGAGAATTACCTCTAAGCTAGAGCTTAACACCAACAACACTCTCATTGATAGAGAGCAAATAGAAAACATGAAAAGAAACTTAGCCACTTTCACACGGCCTTTTGAAATGCAAGATGCGATAGAGTGGTGTGGTTTTAGACCCCTAACCCCTAATGATATTCCTTATTTAGGTTTTGACAAGCAATATAAAAACTTAATCCACGCCACAGGACTTGGATGGCTTGGCATTACTTTTGGTCCTGCTATAGGCAAGCTCATTGCTGATTTAAGTAAAGATGGGGCGAATGAAAAGAATGCCGACATCATGCTCTTTTCTGCATTTTTTAGGGATTAA